In Alphaproteobacteria bacterium US3C007, one genomic interval encodes:
- the rpsK gene encoding 30S ribosomal protein S11 — protein sequence MARDTRRAGKKKVSKNIAAGVAHVNSSFNNTKILISDVQGNAIAWSSAGTMGFKGSRKSTPYAAQMAAEDAGRKAQDHGVKTLEVEVQGPGSGRESALRALAAVGFNITSIRDVTPMAHNGCRPPKRRRV from the coding sequence ATGGCACGAGATACTCGCCGTGCAGGCAAGAAGAAGGTTTCCAAGAATATCGCAGCCGGTGTTGCGCATGTGAACTCTTCATTTAACAATACTAAAATCCTCATTTCTGACGTGCAAGGCAACGCGATCGCGTGGTCTTCGGCTGGTACGATGGGCTTTAAAGGTTCGCGCAAGTCAACACCATATGCAGCGCAGATGGCCGCTGAAGATGCAGGGCGCAAAGCACAGGATCATGGCGTGAAAACGCTTGAGGTCGAAGTGCAAGGGCCCGGCTCTGGCAGAGAAAGCGCGTTGCGTGCTTTGGCCGCCGTTGGGTTTAACATCACATCCATTCGCGATGTGACACCGATGGCCCATAACGGCTGTCGCCCACCAAAGCGCCGCCGGGTATAA
- the rpsM gene encoding 30S ribosomal protein S13 — protein sequence MARIAGVNIPTHKRVPVALTYITGIGLSSAKAICEAVKIDETRRVNELSDSEVLSVREHIDANYSVEGDLRRETQMNIKRLMDLGCYRGLRHRRNLPVRGQRTHTNARTRKGPAKAIAGKKK from the coding sequence GTGGCACGTATCGCCGGCGTAAACATCCCGACGCATAAGCGGGTTCCAGTCGCCCTTACCTATATCACCGGAATTGGCCTATCTTCGGCCAAAGCCATTTGCGAAGCCGTCAAGATTGATGAAACGCGTCGCGTAAATGAATTAAGCGATTCCGAAGTACTGTCAGTGCGCGAGCATATTGACGCCAATTATTCGGTTGAAGGCGATCTGCGCCGCGAAACACAGATGAACATCAAACGTTTGATGGATCTTGGTTGTTATCGTGGCCTACGCCATCGTCGTAACCTGCCGGTTCGTGGACAGCGTACGCATACCAATGCACGCACCCGGAAGGGCCCTGCCAAAGCCATCGCTGGCAAGAAGAAATAG
- a CDS encoding adenylate kinase, producing the protein MNIILLGPPGAGKGTQARHLVDTRDMVQLSTGDMLRDAKSSGSEMGLKVAEVMARGDLVTDDIVIGLIREKLSEANAGGFIFDGFPRTLGQAVALDVLLKECGQSLASVIEMKVDDAALVARITGRSTCASCGEVYHDITKPQPADGKCVNCGGTEFSRRADDNAESLRQRLMEYYKKTSPLLGYYFAHDKLVSVDGLASIDKVQSEIANILN; encoded by the coding sequence ATGAATATTATTCTGTTAGGCCCGCCCGGCGCCGGAAAAGGAACGCAGGCGCGACATCTCGTTGACACCCGTGACATGGTACAGCTGTCGACTGGTGATATGTTGCGCGATGCCAAAAGCAGTGGCAGCGAGATGGGCCTAAAAGTGGCAGAGGTGATGGCGCGCGGGGATTTGGTCACGGATGACATTGTGATCGGTTTGATCCGTGAAAAACTGTCAGAGGCAAATGCCGGCGGTTTTATTTTTGACGGATTTCCCCGGACGTTGGGGCAGGCGGTGGCGCTGGATGTCCTATTGAAAGAATGTGGCCAATCATTAGCATCGGTTATCGAGATGAAAGTGGATGATGCGGCTCTTGTGGCGCGTATCACGGGGCGCTCCACATGCGCGTCCTGCGGTGAAGTGTATCACGACATCACCAAACCTCAGCCTGCCGATGGAAAATGTGTCAATTGTGGCGGCACCGAGTTTAGCCGCCGCGCGGATGATAACGCGGAAAGCCTGCGTCAACGTTTGATGGAATATTACAAGAAGACATCGCCTCTTCTTGGATATTATTTTGCCCATGATAAGCTTGTATCGGTGGATGGTCTTGCCAGCATTGATAAGGTGCAATCTGAAATCGCCAACATCTTGAATTGA